Within the Lates calcarifer isolate ASB-BC8 unplaced genomic scaffold, TLL_Latcal_v3 _unitig_1460_quiver_2394, whole genome shotgun sequence genome, the region CCCAGAAGTGCTGCTTcgtattgtttgttttctttgctgccCTCTAGTGAACACAAAGGGAAACTACATCAGTGATGTCTAGTTTACATGTTTCTTAATATTCTGCCTCCAATGATCCAGTTTAATGTCTTCAAATTTTCATGTATtagaaaacactgtgaaagtGGATGTAACTGTCTTCCAGTCCAAAACCTTTATTGATCATTTACAGCAGGACACTACAGACAGCAATGCTCCACAATagcttaaaaatacattaattaaagCTCAAtgtatatattaaaaatgaattaaccACTATTCAATCACCCAAGAAAATGGTTCATACagtactgaaaataaaaaataaacccGAGCAACAAAAATGGCcatcaaaaatacatcatccctgcaccgCTCTATAATGCAAAATGGAATTGTTTGTGCAGTCAGCAAGCAAcatatttaacatgtttaaaaagtcCGCACAGATCAGACtattaaataattaaactaTAAATTCCTGAAGAATAATTCCTCTCCCTGAGTTAAAAGGATGAAAGTCTGGATGGACACTTACACTTCACCTAGTGGCCAATAAGTGAACAACATTTGCATTTGGTGCTTTGAGTagagacacgcacacaccaaCAGAGGCTACTGTATGCTGTCCTCTGGTAGAAGTCCATTCTCTCTGAGTACAGTATTGACAGCTGGTATGAGGTGGGTGCTGTAGCTCAGCAGTCTGCCGTCATAAATCAGCTGGTTTGGTGTCAGCTTGGGTTGCCTCGGAtctctgcacagacagaaagcagagttACAGATTGTTACAGTGTCTCTGGTGTgcctgttttatctgtttgggGGTAAAAGCATCAAATCTCATCTCATCTTAATCCTCTGTACTCTTTCAGGAgaatacaaatgtgtgtttttcttgcagATACCTGAACCAACAATGAGGAGGAATTGCCTCATATTCTACAAGCAAAAACagtacagtcacacacatgaTGTGATGAGGAAGTACATAAACAAAACTCTACCTTGTGTGGTACATTCGTGCTATATTCCTGTCAACCCAGGCGCAGCCTTTGACTGACTTCAGCAGTCCGTGGACGGTTGCTCTGTACACAGCTCGAGGGTTGACAATGATCTTGAAGTTGCTGTAATGAGTTTCTGGAATGATGGGTTCATGGTACAGGTGAGCCAGGATGTTAACTCCAGACACATTCTGCCAGTGGTGGTTCTGCAGGGGCAGAGTctgggaggtgggaggaggcAGCGTGACGGTGATGGGGAACACGTTATTTTCAAACATGTAACACTGGTCAGCGCCATACTTCTTCTCCAACTGTGGCAACAATTTCAACCAGCTGGTAACAGAATGAGAAtaaaagaagtcaaaatagtttttaaactttgttttcCAACACCAAACTTTATAACCAGTATATAAAGTATTTATATTGCACCATAATGCACTATAAAGAAGTTGAAAGCACAGAGGATATGTTGAATCTGTTCAGATTCCCCGACCATTTCAATGGACATAATGTTTCTAGGATCACTCTATAGTGCATCCTTCTGATAATGTACACAGAATATTCAGCTCAGGGTGTGTGTACTCTGCTgtatatcattttaaattgCCAAGCTGGGGATAAATAACATTCTTTGAATTAAAGTGAAAGTTGTATTAGGATATTAATGAATTGGaaagtcttaaaaaaaaaaaaactaaaatctatTCAGCACTTCTCATGAGTGTGTTCtatgtttgtattttacacagtcaatgtaatgtaaaaacTTGATAAGGAACTTAAGTTGATATGAGTTATCATTTTGGCAAGACAAAGGGCTGAtttctaaaaacacatttgtcttaTTCAATGAAAAAAGTGCTACCTGTTGACTGACTGAGGCAGTATGAGCTCGTCAATGTCATGCAGGGCCACATATTTAGACTGGTACATGTATCTGTAGAGACAGTCATTGAGAGCAGGAATCTGGCCGAGGTAGTGGATGTCACCCGGACCGTGTGAAGGCAGCCAGCCCCGAGATACATTAATAAATTTGGACAGAGACCAAGGAATCACCTCCACTAAACCTGAGAAGGAGACGTTGGTAGAATTAGATCACAAGGACACACGTGAACAGCCAAGCAATTTAAACTTTGCATTTTTATTAGATTGTCTGAAACAAACTTAGCTGCTCAAAGAGTGTTTGTTGCAACAAGAATTCTGGGACTTGGATTACATGACTGAGTGCAAAGTGAAAGTAGTGATGAAGCAATGAGGAACTGCTGCTCTGGTAGAAACTCAGTGTTATCATTAACcctgttttcagcagcagcgtGGCTTGCATCAAACATTGAAAAAATCTACAAAAGTCAATACCAGGAAAAGGGCGTTTTCATAGTTCAACTCATACTGTGGACAAGTGCTTGTGCTATCACTATAAACTTTAAAATTCCTTTCTGAAACAATCTCACTCCAACAAAAGCAACATATTCCACCTTTGTGAGTGTAGTAGTCCAGTATGCGCTGTGTTTCAGGGCTGCAGCTGGTCTTATAGACGACAACCCTGTTCACCCCCAGTAACTGCAGCATTTCCAAACTCTGGACCAGCTGAAATTTAACATAGGCATTTAgtttgaattttttatttttagaaaaatcgaaaagaaaaaagttaagttgaaaataacaataaaatcagtgttATGTGGCTTTACCTGTAACACGTTGGTGAAATCGAACATGGTGGAGAGGCAGACAGTGAAGTTGTATGGAAAGGAGTCACTTTTCACCTTCTGGTTCTTCACCTCCACAAActctttattttgatttaagaGGCCACAGAAAAGAACCACAGATATGTTTAGACAGTCACATGTCTTTATTGTACTCCTAAACTACAGTATGTTCAAGGCTGCAGACATTCACTGAAATATACTTAAATTACTTACTGTCCACTATATTCAGAGAAATTGTTTATGTCAAATTTCcccaaaaatgccaaacattcatTAGTTCCAGATTCTCACTTGTGAGAATTTGATGCTTTCCTTTGTCTTATGTAACAATAAACataatatctttgggtttttgacttAATTTCCACACAAATAATCAACTAGTTGTTGATGTTAAAAACCACACATGTGTGCTTCATGGTGGCAggataagaaaagaaaagagtttGACCTGCTGATGATGCCAGAGgaagtcagggaatcaccagAGTCAAcaggattcatcttctggggaccaTCAATATCtgaacaaaatttcatggtGCCCACAGATACTTCAGTCTTTAaatcaaagtggtggaccaactgacagac harbors:
- the LOC108889143 gene encoding uncharacterized protein LOC108889143, translating into MFGMCRNHRQLSQLQNFRQLIYLTIISLILLCWMYRSHRSFPFVTQYDPEITEPQTPVQLKETQQCPSGQMAPQSQKLSIVAVNRTKTLLVSAYQEHRTGNRKVRVIAVVLRKETVAYHCLLCCQDQLHISDGVSSVYAHHFDFPYGTADIMCPIPSGCETVSHIAVTSAANKSGEFVEVKNQKVKSDSFPYNFTVCLSTMFDFTNVLQLVQSLEMLQLLGVNRVVVYKTSCSPETQRILDYYTHKGLVEVIPWSLSKFINVSRGWLPSHGPGDIHYLGQIPALNDCLYRYMYQSKYVALHDIDELILPQSVNSWLKLLPQLEKKYGADQCYMFENNVFPITVTLPPPTSQTLPLQNHHWQNVSGVNILAHLYHEPIIPETHYSNFKIIVNPRAVYRATVHGLLKSVKGCAWVDRNIARMYHTRDPRQPKLTPNQLIYDGRLLSYSTHLIPAVNTVLRENGLLPEDSIQ